A DNA window from Melospiza georgiana isolate bMelGeo1 chromosome 22, bMelGeo1.pri, whole genome shotgun sequence contains the following coding sequences:
- the MFN2 gene encoding mitofusin-2, protein MSLLFTRSNSIVAVKKDKRHMAEVNASPLKHFVTAKKKINGIFEQLAAYINESSSFLEETHKNAELDPVTTEEQVLEVKGYLSKVSGISEVLARRHMKVAFFGRTSNGKSTVINAMLWDKVLPSGIGHTTNCFLRVEGTDGHEAFLLTEGSEEKKSVKTVNQLAHALHQDEHLNAGSLVSVMWPNSKCSLLKDDLVLMDSPGIDVTTELDSWIDKFCLDADVFVLVANSESTLMQTEKQFFHKVNERLSRPNIFILNNRWDASASEPEYMEEVRRQHMERCTSFLVDELGVVDRAQAGDRIFFVSAKEVLNARIQRAQGMPEGGGALADGFQVRMLEFQSFERRFEECISQSAVKTKFEQHTVRAKQIAEDVRLIMDSVHVAAQEQRVYCLEMREDRQDRLGFIDKQLELLTQDYKRKIKQITEEVERQVSNAMAEEIRRLSVLVDEYQADFHPSQVVLKVYKTELHKHIEEGLGRNMSDRCSSAITTSLQTVQQEMIDGLKPLLPVSVRGQIDLLIPRQCFRLSYDLNCDKLCADFQEDIEFHFSLGWTMLVNRFLGPKNGRRALMGYNDQVQRPLTPANPSLPPLPQGSMTQEELMVSMVTGLASLTSRTSMGIIVVGGVVWKAVGWRLIALSFGLYGLLYVYERLTWTTKAKERAFKRQFVEYAGEKLQLIVSYTGSNCSHQVQQELAGTFAHLCQQVDVTRDNLEQEISAMNKKIEVLDSLQSKAKLLRNKAGWLDSELNMFTHQYLQQSR, encoded by the exons ATGTCCCTGCTGTTTACTCGTTCCAACTCAATAGTTGCAGTGAAGAAGGATAAAAGACACATGGCTGAGGTAAATGCTTCTCCACTTAAACATTTTGTCActgcaaagaagaaaatcaatggTATCTTTGAACAGTTGGCTGCATACATCAACGAGAGCTCCTCATTCCTAGAAG AGACACACAAGAATGCAGAGCTTGATCCTGTCACCACAGAAGAGCAGGTACTGGAAGTCAAAGGCTACCTGTCAAAAGTCAGTGGTATCAGTGAAGTGTTGGCAAGACGACACATGAAAGTTGCTTTTTTTGGGAG GACAAGCAATGGGAAGAGCACTGTGATAAATGCCATGCTGTGGGACAAGGTGCTCCCTTCAGGAATTGGACACACCACTAATTGCTTCTTGCGTGTGGAAGGGACAGATGGACATGAGGCTTTCCTGCTGACTGAAGgttcagaggaaaagaagagtGTAAAG ACTGTGAACCAGCTGGCTCATGCCCTTCACCAGGATGAACATCTGAATGCTGGCAGCCTGGTCAGTGTAATGTGGCCCAATTCCAAGTGTTCCCTCTTAAAGGATGACCTGGTGCTGATGGACAG CCCTGGCATTGATGTAACCACCGAGTTGGACAGCTGGATTGACAAATTCTGTCTTGATGCCGATGTGTTTGTTCTGGTGGCAAATTCTGAATCAACATTGATGCAAACT GAGAAGCAGTTCTTTCACAAGGTGAATGAGCGTCTGTCTCGACccaatatatttattttaaataatcgTTGGGATGCATCTGCCTCAGAACCAGAATACATGGAGGAG GTGCGCCGGCAGCACATGGAGCGCTGCACCAGTTTCCTGGTGGATGAGCTGGGTGTGGTGGACCGAGCCCAGGCAGGGGATCGGATTTTCTTTGTGTCTGCAAAAGAGGTGCTCAATGCCAGGATTCAGAGGGCTCAAGGGATGCCAGAAGGAG GTGGAGCATTGGCAGATGGATTTCAAGTAAGAATGCTTGAATTTCAAAGCTTCGAGAGAAGGTTTGAG GAATGTATCTCACAGTcagcagtgaaaacaaaattcgAGCAGCACACGGTGAGAGCGAAGCAGATTGCGGAAGATGTTCGTCTCATCATGGACTCCGTGCACGTTGCTGCCCAGGAACAGCG agTTTACTGTCTGGAAATGCGAGAGGACCGTCAGGATCGTCTGGGTTTCATTGACAAACAGCTGGAGCTCCTTACTCAAGACTACAAGAGGAAGATCAAACAAATCACTGAAGAGGTGGAGAGGCAG GTGTCAAATGCAATGGCAGAAGAAATCAGACGGCTCTCAGTGTTGGTAGATGAATACCAAGCAGATTTCCACCCATCTCAAGTAGTTCTTAAAGTGTACAAGACT GAGCTGCATAAACACATCGAGGAAGGCCTGGGCCGTAACATGTCAGATCGTTGCTCCAGTGCTATCACAACTTCCCTGCAGACAGTGCAGCAAGAAATGATAG ATGGTTTAAAACCCCTCCTCCCAGTGTCTGTGCGGGGCCAGATAGACCTGTTAATTCCCAGGCAGTGCTTCAGGCTCAGCTATGACCTGAACTGTGACAAGCTCTGTGCTGACTTCCAGGAGGACATAGAATTCCATTTCTCTCTGGGATGGACAATGCTGGTGAACAGATTTTTGGGACCAAAGAATGGTCGTCGGGCCTTGATGGGCTATAATGACCAG GTTCAGCGCCCTTTAACACCAGCAAATCCCAGTCTGCCTCCTTTGCCTCAGGGCTCTATGACCCAGGAGGAACTCATGGTGTCCATGGTGACTGGGCTGGCCTCTTTAACTTCCCGGACTTCCATGGGGATCATCGTGGTTGGTGGTGTG GTCTGGAAGGCTGTGGGTTGGAGACTGATTGCTCTCTCTTTTGGCCTTTATGGGCTGCTCTATGTGTACGAGCGCCTCACCTGGACCACCAAAGCCAAGGAGAGAGCTTTCAAGAGGCAGTTTGTGGAATATGCTGGGGAGAAACTGCAGCTCATTGTCAGCTACACAGGCTCCAACTGCAGCCACCAAGTCCAGCA AGAGCTTGCTGGAACGTTTGCTCATTTGTGTCAGCAAGTGGATGTCACACGGGACAATCTGGAGCAAGAAATTTCTGccatgaataaaaaaatagaagttttgGATTCActgcagagcaaagcaaaactGCTCAG GAACAAAGCAGGCTGGCTTGACAGCGAGCTCAACATGTTCACACATCAGTACCTGCAGCAAAGCAGATAG